The Georgenia faecalis genome includes a window with the following:
- a CDS encoding ROK family glucokinase has protein sequence MDTIGVDIGGTKIAAGVVDEDGNLLAHTRRDTDPQDPAAIENAVVAAVSELRAQWDVGAVGVAAAGFISPRRDGVVFAPNIAWRDYPLRERLALGIDLPIVIENDANAAGWAEFRFGVAREARSMVMLTVGTGLGGAIVLDDMLLRGSFGAAGEIGHMRMVPNGHYCGCGHEGCWEMYASGRALTRAARNAIITDASRGQRLLELAAADGGKVKGPHVTAAAAEGDPLARELVIQLGHWVGAGIADLVAVLDPQIVVIGGGVAESGDLLLEPAREEFRAQLSARGFRPEAQLEIARLGNEAGIVGAADLARH, from the coding sequence ATGGACACCATCGGCGTGGACATCGGCGGCACGAAGATCGCGGCGGGGGTGGTCGACGAGGACGGCAACCTGCTCGCCCACACCCGGCGGGACACCGACCCCCAGGACCCCGCGGCGATCGAGAACGCCGTCGTGGCGGCCGTCTCGGAGCTCCGCGCCCAGTGGGACGTCGGGGCCGTCGGTGTGGCCGCTGCCGGGTTCATCAGCCCCCGCCGGGACGGCGTGGTGTTTGCCCCCAACATCGCCTGGCGCGACTACCCCCTGCGTGAGCGCCTCGCGCTCGGCATCGACCTGCCGATCGTCATCGAGAACGACGCCAACGCCGCGGGCTGGGCGGAGTTCCGCTTCGGCGTGGCGCGCGAGGCGCGGTCCATGGTCATGCTCACCGTCGGGACCGGGCTCGGCGGCGCGATCGTCCTCGACGACATGCTCCTGCGCGGCTCGTTCGGTGCGGCCGGGGAGATCGGCCACATGCGCATGGTGCCCAATGGCCACTACTGCGGCTGCGGCCACGAGGGCTGCTGGGAGATGTACGCCTCCGGCCGTGCGCTCACCCGCGCGGCCCGTAACGCCATCATCACCGACGCCAGCCGTGGCCAGCGCCTGCTGGAGCTCGCCGCCGCCGACGGCGGGAAGGTCAAGGGCCCGCACGTGACGGCCGCCGCCGCGGAGGGGGACCCGCTGGCCCGCGAGCTCGTCATCCAGCTCGGCCACTGGGTGGGCGCCGGGATCGCCGACCTGGTCGCCGTCCTCGACCCCCAGATCGTCGTCATCGGCGGCGGCGTGGCGGAGTCCGGGGACCTGCTCCTCGAGCCGGCCCGCGAGGAGTTCCGCGCGCAGCTCTCGGCGCGGGGTTTCCGCCCGGAGGCCCAGCTGGAGATCGCGCGCCTCGGCAACGAGGCGGGCATCGTCGGCGCGGCGGACCTCGCCCGGCACTGA
- a CDS encoding Lrp/AsnC family transcriptional regulator produces the protein MITAIVLIDADVARIPEVAQEVAELDGITEVYSVTGNVDLIALARVRRHEDLAEVVADRIGKVEGVRSMQTYIAFQAYSTHDLEQAFAIGLED, from the coding sequence ATGATCACCGCGATCGTCCTCATCGACGCCGACGTCGCCCGTATCCCGGAGGTCGCCCAGGAGGTCGCCGAGCTGGACGGGATCACCGAGGTCTACTCGGTCACCGGCAACGTCGACCTCATCGCCCTCGCGCGCGTGCGGCGCCACGAGGACCTGGCCGAGGTCGTCGCCGACCGCATCGGCAAGGTCGAGGGCGTGCGCAGCATGCAGACCTACATCGCCTTCCAGGCGTACTCCACCCACGACCTCGAGCAGGCCTTCGCCATCGGTCTCGAGGACTGA
- a CDS encoding cytochrome c oxidase subunit 3 yields the protein MSSTTAVPSAPSVSVTRPNAVSVGTIVWLSSELMFFAGLFAMYFTHRTVSSEIWASESAHLAVPFALVNTAVLVASSITCQMGVFAAERFQPRRTGSLLDVRRWGLQEWFTLTYIMGAVFVAGQVFEYAELVHAGLTISSSPYGSVFYITTGFHALHVVGGLIAFLFVIGRSFAASKFGHLEATSAVVVSYYWHFVDVVWLALFFIIYFLR from the coding sequence GTGTCGTCGACAACGGCTGTCCCCAGCGCCCCGTCAGTGAGTGTCACCCGACCCAACGCGGTCTCGGTAGGCACCATCGTTTGGCTGTCCAGCGAGCTCATGTTCTTCGCCGGGCTCTTCGCCATGTACTTCACCCACCGCACGGTGTCGTCGGAGATCTGGGCCTCGGAGAGTGCCCACCTCGCCGTCCCGTTCGCCCTGGTGAACACAGCGGTGCTGGTGGCCAGCTCGATCACCTGCCAGATGGGCGTCTTCGCCGCCGAGCGGTTCCAGCCGCGGCGCACCGGCTCGCTGCTGGACGTGCGCCGCTGGGGCCTGCAGGAGTGGTTCACGCTCACCTACATCATGGGCGCCGTGTTCGTCGCCGGTCAGGTCTTCGAGTACGCCGAGCTCGTGCACGCGGGGCTGACGATCTCCTCCAGCCCGTACGGCTCGGTCTTCTACATCACGACCGGCTTCCACGCGCTGCACGTCGTCGGCGGCCTCATCGCGTTCCTCTTCGTCATCGGCCGCTCCTTCGCGGCCAGCAAGTTCGGGCACCTCGAGGCGACCAGTGCGGTCGTCGTGTCCTACTACTGGCACTTCGTCGACGTCGTGTGGCTCGCCCTCTTCTTCATCATCTACTTCCTGCGCTGA
- a CDS encoding DEDD exonuclease domain-containing protein, with product MVQTFLPHPPGARLALEDATRARTGSPVQMGLDELGTPLSQTTFVVVDLETTGGSPTSSEITEIGAVKVRGGEVLGEFQTLVDPGSPVPPMITVLTGITDAMLVGAPRIGEVLPAFLEFAQLGAGTVLVAHNAPFDVGFLRAAADRMSLPWPRVQVVDTVKLARRVVTRDEAPNNKLGTLAALFGATVTPDHRALHDARATVDVLHALLARMGPLGVTHLEDLVTASDPVPHQRRRKSHLAEHLPGGPGVYQFLGPRREVLYVGTAVDIRRRVRSYFTAAEKRRRIGEMVDLAEEVRAVPCTTALEASVRELRLIAEHDPPYNRRSRRPERRPWVRLTDEAFPRLTIVRQVTPDDDAIGPFSSRRAAEECVEAIQEAFALRRCTPRLPRLARAGASACVLAEIGRCGAPCTGAQDVPSYAVVAGAVRACLREDAEPVVAAVHARIATLAVQERFEEAAVQRDRLRSFLVAARRTQRLRPLWRCPELVAARRAADGGWELVLARYGRLAGTCLVPRGVDPMPAVEALVATGEVVAAPTTAMGAASSEETELLADWIEDPATRLVRWDESDTPLACPVRGAARHAVPARG from the coding sequence GTGGTTCAGACCTTCCTCCCTCACCCCCCGGGGGCCCGCCTGGCGCTCGAGGACGCCACTCGCGCCCGCACCGGTAGCCCGGTCCAGATGGGCCTCGACGAGCTCGGGACCCCGCTGTCCCAGACCACGTTCGTCGTCGTCGACCTCGAGACCACCGGCGGCTCCCCCACGTCGTCGGAGATCACCGAGATCGGCGCGGTCAAGGTGCGCGGCGGGGAGGTCCTCGGCGAGTTCCAGACCCTGGTGGACCCGGGCTCCCCCGTCCCGCCGATGATCACCGTGCTCACCGGCATCACGGACGCCATGCTCGTCGGCGCCCCCCGCATCGGCGAGGTGCTGCCCGCGTTCCTCGAGTTCGCCCAGCTCGGTGCGGGCACGGTCCTCGTCGCCCACAACGCCCCCTTCGACGTCGGCTTCCTCCGCGCGGCGGCGGACCGGATGTCGCTGCCCTGGCCCCGCGTCCAGGTGGTCGACACGGTCAAGCTCGCCCGGCGGGTCGTCACCCGGGACGAGGCCCCCAACAACAAGCTCGGCACGCTGGCCGCCCTGTTCGGTGCGACGGTGACGCCGGACCACCGCGCCCTGCACGACGCGCGCGCCACCGTCGACGTCCTCCACGCCCTGCTCGCCCGGATGGGCCCGCTGGGGGTCACCCACCTCGAGGACCTGGTCACCGCGTCCGACCCGGTCCCCCACCAGCGGCGACGCAAGTCGCACCTCGCGGAGCACCTGCCCGGCGGACCCGGGGTGTATCAGTTCCTCGGCCCGCGCCGCGAGGTCCTCTACGTGGGCACGGCCGTCGACATCCGGCGCCGCGTGCGCTCCTACTTCACCGCGGCCGAGAAGCGCCGGCGCATCGGGGAGATGGTCGACCTCGCGGAGGAGGTACGCGCCGTCCCGTGCACGACGGCGCTCGAGGCCTCGGTCCGCGAGCTGCGGCTCATCGCCGAGCACGACCCGCCGTACAACCGCCGCTCGCGCCGCCCTGAGCGGCGCCCGTGGGTCCGCCTCACGGACGAGGCCTTCCCGCGCCTGACGATCGTCCGCCAGGTCACGCCCGACGACGACGCCATCGGCCCCTTCAGCTCCCGCCGCGCGGCCGAGGAGTGCGTCGAGGCGATCCAGGAGGCGTTCGCGCTCCGGCGGTGCACGCCCCGGCTCCCGCGGCTGGCCCGCGCCGGGGCGAGCGCCTGCGTCCTCGCCGAGATCGGCCGGTGCGGAGCGCCGTGCACCGGAGCGCAGGACGTCCCGTCCTACGCCGTCGTCGCCGGGGCCGTCCGGGCCTGCCTGCGGGAGGACGCCGAACCGGTCGTCGCGGCCGTCCACGCCCGGATCGCCACCCTCGCGGTGCAGGAGCGGTTCGAGGAGGCCGCCGTCCAGCGCGACCGCCTGCGCTCCTTCCTCGTCGCTGCGCGCCGTACCCAGCGCCTGCGCCCGCTGTGGCGCTGCCCGGAGCTCGTCGCCGCCCGCCGCGCGGCCGACGGCGGATGGGAGCTCGTGCTGGCCCGGTACGGCCGCCTCGCGGGGACCTGCCTGGTCCCCCGCGGGGTCGACCCCATGCCCGCAGTCGAGGCCCTCGTGGCGACGGGTGAGGTGGTCGCCGCCCCTACGACCGCCATGGGGGCGGCGAGCTCGGAGGAGACCGAGCTGCTCGCCGACTGGATCGAGGACCCGGCCACCCGCCTGGTCCGCTGGGACGAGAGCGACACCCCGTTGGCGTGCCCGGTGCGCGGCGCGGCCCGTCACGCGGTGCCCGCCCGGGGGTGA
- a CDS encoding AMP-dependent synthetase/ligase — translation MDEFRVPLRVTTEPTMSISDLLIGHARHEPGRVLLEEQVDGAWRRHGAAEVLAVVEATAKGLIAAGVGPGDRVAIMSRTRYEWTILDFAIWHAGAVPVPVYETSSADQTRWILSDAAACAVVVETAAHAAVVAEARDTDGGLPELREVWQIDDGALAQLAALGKDVPDADLAARHAAVGLADLATIIYTSGTTGRPKGAMLTHGNFVELTRNSVADLAVVVSSPGARTLLFMPLAHVFARFVEVLAVAAGVALGHTPDTKTLVADMGTFKPSFILSVPRVFEKVYNSAEQKAAAGGKVKIFRWAARVSIAYSRGLDSPGGPGVRLKAMHKVADALVLKKIRGALGGNAQYAISGGAPLGERLGHFFRGVGLVVLEGYGLTETTAPTNVARPGKVKIGTVGTPLPGTAIRIAEDGEILASGIPVFAGYHNDPEATAAAFTGEWFHTGDLGSMDEEGNLAITGRKKEIIVTAGGKNVAPSHLEDPLRAHPLVSQCVAIGDRRPFVSMLVTLDAEMLPAWLKAHGKDDMPVSRAMADPDVLRSIQLAVDRTNTKVSRAESIRLFRVLEQDFTVENGYLTPSLKVKRNLVLADHADLVDQLYADAAAERGREQGSATHA, via the coding sequence ATGGACGAGTTCCGCGTTCCCCTGCGTGTCACCACCGAGCCCACGATGAGCATCAGCGACCTCCTCATCGGCCACGCGCGCCACGAGCCGGGGCGGGTGCTCCTCGAGGAGCAGGTCGACGGCGCCTGGCGCCGTCACGGCGCCGCCGAGGTCCTCGCCGTCGTCGAGGCCACCGCGAAGGGCCTCATCGCCGCCGGGGTCGGGCCGGGCGACCGCGTGGCGATCATGTCGCGCACCCGCTACGAGTGGACGATCCTCGACTTCGCCATCTGGCACGCCGGGGCGGTGCCCGTGCCGGTGTACGAAACGTCCTCGGCGGACCAGACCCGCTGGATCCTCTCCGACGCCGCCGCGTGCGCGGTCGTCGTGGAGACCGCCGCCCACGCCGCCGTCGTCGCCGAGGCGCGGGACACCGATGGAGGCCTTCCGGAGCTGCGCGAGGTGTGGCAGATCGACGACGGCGCGCTGGCGCAGCTCGCCGCCCTGGGCAAGGACGTGCCCGACGCCGACCTCGCCGCCCGGCACGCGGCCGTCGGCCTGGCGGACCTCGCCACGATCATCTACACGTCGGGGACGACCGGTCGCCCCAAGGGCGCGATGCTCACGCACGGGAACTTCGTCGAGCTCACCCGCAACTCCGTCGCGGACCTCGCCGTCGTCGTCTCGAGCCCGGGGGCGCGGACGCTGCTGTTCATGCCCCTGGCGCACGTGTTCGCGCGCTTCGTCGAGGTCCTCGCCGTCGCCGCCGGCGTCGCGCTCGGGCACACGCCGGACACGAAGACGCTGGTGGCCGACATGGGCACCTTCAAGCCGTCGTTCATCCTCTCGGTCCCCCGCGTCTTCGAGAAGGTCTACAACTCGGCGGAGCAGAAGGCCGCCGCGGGCGGCAAGGTGAAGATCTTCCGGTGGGCGGCGCGCGTGAGCATCGCCTACTCCCGGGGCCTGGACTCCCCCGGCGGGCCCGGTGTGCGCCTCAAGGCGATGCACAAGGTCGCCGACGCCCTGGTGCTCAAGAAGATCCGTGGGGCCCTCGGCGGCAACGCGCAGTACGCCATCTCCGGCGGCGCCCCGCTCGGTGAGCGCCTCGGGCACTTCTTCCGCGGCGTCGGGCTGGTCGTGCTCGAGGGGTACGGCCTCACGGAGACGACGGCGCCGACGAACGTCGCGCGTCCCGGGAAGGTGAAGATCGGCACGGTGGGGACCCCGCTGCCCGGCACGGCGATCCGCATCGCCGAGGACGGCGAGATCCTCGCCTCCGGCATCCCGGTCTTCGCCGGTTACCACAACGACCCGGAGGCGACGGCGGCCGCCTTCACCGGTGAGTGGTTCCACACCGGCGACCTCGGCTCGATGGACGAGGAGGGGAACCTGGCGATCACCGGCCGCAAGAAGGAGATCATCGTCACCGCCGGTGGCAAGAACGTCGCCCCCTCGCACCTCGAGGACCCGCTGCGGGCCCACCCCCTGGTCTCCCAGTGCGTGGCGATCGGTGACCGTCGCCCGTTCGTCAGCATGCTCGTCACCCTCGACGCGGAGATGCTCCCCGCGTGGCTCAAGGCGCACGGGAAGGACGACATGCCCGTCTCGCGGGCCATGGCGGACCCTGACGTCCTGCGCTCGATCCAGCTCGCCGTCGACCGGACCAACACGAAGGTGTCCCGCGCAGAGTCGATCCGCCTGTTCCGGGTGCTCGAGCAGGACTTCACCGTGGAGAACGGCTACCTGACGCCGTCGCTCAAGGTGAAGCGGAACCTCGTCCTGGCCGACCACGCGGACCTCGTCGACCAGCTCTACGCCGACGCGGCCGCCGAGCGCGGGCGCGAGCAGGGCTCGGCGACGCACGCGTAA
- a CDS encoding c-type cytochrome, with the protein MKALAASRRHRFAPVVLLLLALLLTGVAYATLSPGSASASTEDSREEIEAGEALFAANCSTCHGLDAQGTDIAPSLIGVGAAAVDFQVSTGRMPMADVSSPQNERKPPQMNAEQTRQLSAYVASLGPGPAIPSDEQVDPALGSAARGQELFRTNCSMCHNATGAGGALSDGKVAPSLYEATPTQIWEAMRTGPQPMPAFNEAAIDDEGARDIIAYLMEQRETSPAGISLGNIGPVTEGLWVWIVGIGSLIGAAVWIGAKSS; encoded by the coding sequence GTGAAGGCTCTTGCCGCCAGCAGGAGGCACCGGTTCGCACCGGTGGTTCTCCTCCTGCTTGCCCTCCTGCTCACCGGCGTGGCGTACGCCACGCTCAGCCCCGGGTCGGCGTCCGCGTCGACCGAGGACTCCCGGGAGGAGATCGAGGCCGGCGAGGCGCTCTTCGCGGCGAACTGCTCGACGTGCCACGGCCTCGACGCGCAGGGCACGGACATCGCGCCGTCGCTCATCGGCGTCGGCGCCGCGGCGGTGGACTTCCAGGTGAGCACGGGCCGCATGCCCATGGCCGACGTCAGCTCACCGCAGAACGAGCGCAAGCCCCCGCAGATGAACGCGGAGCAGACCCGCCAGCTCTCGGCCTACGTCGCGAGCCTCGGCCCCGGCCCGGCCATCCCGTCCGACGAGCAGGTCGACCCGGCCCTCGGCAGCGCCGCTCGCGGCCAGGAGCTCTTCCGCACGAACTGCTCGATGTGCCACAACGCCACGGGCGCCGGTGGTGCGCTCAGCGACGGCAAGGTCGCGCCGAGCCTCTACGAGGCGACGCCCACCCAGATCTGGGAGGCCATGCGCACGGGCCCGCAGCCCATGCCCGCCTTCAACGAGGCGGCCATCGACGACGAGGGGGCGCGCGACATCATCGCCTACCTCATGGAACAGCGAGAGACGAGCCCCGCCGGCATCTCGCTCGGCAACATCGGCCCCGTCACCGAGGGCCTGTGGGTGTGGATCGTCGGTATCGGCAGCCTCATCGGTGCCGCTGTGTGGATCGGAGCGAAGTCCTCGTGA
- a CDS encoding response regulator transcription factor, with product MTPVNTDASSDATTEVVDILLYSDDVTTREQVQRAVGRRAAKDLPKIRWTEVATHGAVVREAEQGGYALLILDGESAKAGGMAVSKQLKNELYQCPPVLVLTARPQDAWLAASCQADAVVQVPLDPIEIQRVVAGFLRAQEA from the coding sequence ATGACGCCCGTGAACACCGACGCCTCGAGCGACGCGACGACCGAGGTGGTCGACATCCTCCTGTACAGCGACGACGTCACCACCCGGGAGCAGGTGCAGCGGGCCGTCGGCCGTCGGGCCGCGAAGGACCTGCCGAAGATCCGGTGGACGGAGGTGGCCACCCACGGCGCGGTCGTCCGCGAGGCGGAGCAGGGGGGCTACGCCTTGCTCATCCTCGACGGCGAGAGCGCCAAGGCCGGTGGCATGGCGGTGAGCAAGCAGCTGAAGAACGAGCTGTACCAGTGCCCGCCGGTCCTCGTCCTCACCGCCCGCCCGCAGGACGCCTGGCTGGCCGCGTCGTGCCAGGCGGACGCCGTCGTCCAGGTGCCGCTCGACCCGATCGAGATCCAGCGCGTCGTCGCCGGCTTCCTGCGCGCGCAGGAGGCATGA
- a CDS encoding pyrophosphate--fructose-6-phosphate 1-phosphotransferase, whose product MSVRRVALLTAGGFAPCLSSAVGGLIERYTEVAPDVEIIAYQYGYHGLLTGNSVVVDDEARAKAGLLHRFGGSPIGNSRVKLTNAKNLVERGLVQEGQNPLQVAAEQLRADGVDVLHTIGGDDTNTTAADLAAYLEEHGYHMTVVGLPKTIDNDIVPIRQSLGAITAAEQASVFAQNIIGEHRSNPRMLIVHEVMGRHCGWLTAAAAAKYRGWLDTQEWSPSIGLSKERWDVHAVFLPELALDLEAEATRLRAVMDEIGNVNIFLSEGAGVPEIIAELEAKGEEVQRDPFGHVKLDTINPGQWFAKQFAQLIGAEKVMVQKSGYFSRSAAPNDEDLALIKTMTDLAVDCALSDISGVIGHDEGQDDTLRAIEFPRIAGGKAFDVSQDWFETLMGDIGQAVVPAVPAEH is encoded by the coding sequence ATGTCGGTCCGTCGCGTCGCCCTGCTCACCGCCGGGGGCTTTGCCCCGTGCCTGTCCTCCGCCGTCGGAGGGCTCATCGAGCGCTACACCGAGGTCGCCCCCGACGTGGAGATCATCGCCTACCAGTACGGCTACCACGGGCTGCTCACGGGTAACAGCGTCGTCGTCGACGACGAGGCCCGCGCCAAGGCCGGCCTGCTCCACCGCTTCGGCGGCAGCCCGATCGGGAACAGCCGCGTCAAGCTCACCAACGCCAAGAACCTCGTCGAGCGCGGGCTCGTCCAGGAGGGCCAGAACCCCCTCCAGGTGGCCGCGGAGCAGCTCCGCGCCGACGGCGTCGACGTCCTCCACACCATCGGCGGCGACGACACCAACACCACCGCCGCCGACCTCGCGGCCTACCTCGAGGAGCACGGCTACCACATGACCGTGGTGGGCCTGCCGAAGACGATCGACAACGACATCGTCCCGATCCGGCAGTCCCTCGGCGCGATCACCGCCGCCGAGCAGGCGAGCGTCTTCGCCCAGAACATCATCGGCGAGCACCGCTCCAACCCCCGGATGCTCATCGTCCACGAGGTCATGGGCCGGCACTGCGGGTGGCTCACCGCCGCCGCCGCGGCGAAGTACCGCGGGTGGCTCGACACCCAGGAGTGGAGCCCCAGCATCGGCCTGTCCAAGGAGCGGTGGGACGTCCACGCCGTGTTCCTGCCGGAGCTCGCCCTCGACCTCGAGGCCGAGGCCACCCGCCTGCGCGCCGTCATGGACGAGATCGGCAACGTCAACATCTTCCTGTCCGAGGGTGCGGGCGTCCCCGAGATCATCGCCGAGCTCGAGGCCAAGGGCGAGGAGGTCCAGCGCGACCCCTTCGGCCACGTCAAGCTCGACACCATCAACCCCGGGCAGTGGTTCGCCAAGCAGTTCGCCCAGCTCATCGGCGCCGAGAAGGTCATGGTCCAGAAGAGCGGCTACTTCTCGCGCTCCGCGGCTCCCAACGACGAGGACCTCGCGCTCATCAAGACGATGACCGACCTCGCCGTCGACTGCGCCCTCTCCGACATCTCCGGCGTCATCGGCCACGACGAGGGCCAGGACGACACCCTCCGGGCCATCGAGTTCCCCCGGATCGCCGGCGGCAAGGCCTTCGACGTCTCCCAGGACTGGTTCGAGACCCTCATGGGCGACATCGGCCAGGCCGTCGTCCCCGCCGTCCCCGCGGAGCACTGA
- the trpD gene encoding anthranilate phosphoribosyltransferase produces the protein MSVAAENAAPSTPTWSELTSSLIAGGDLDVDQASWAMDQVMSGLTSPVVLAGFLTALAAKGETVAELTGLADAMLAHAVPVDISRDAVDIVGTGGDRARTVNISTMASLVVAGAGVPVAKHGNRASSSASGSADVIEVLGVRLDMTVPQVEEAFREVGITFCFAQTFHPSMRHAGAVRRELGVATAFNVLGPLTNPARPRAAAIGVANRRIAPLVAGVLAGRGVDAVVFRGEDGLDELTTTAPARVWHVQGGEVTEHLFDARTELGLAPATIEDLRGADATFNAGVAREILAGRGGPVRDAVLLNAGAALVAHASLPGTGAEDGIFVERLRAGMAHAARAVDDGLAAGALERWAEFSRRGVR, from the coding sequence ATGAGCGTGGCGGCGGAGAACGCCGCGCCGTCCACCCCGACGTGGTCGGAGCTCACCTCCTCCCTCATCGCCGGCGGTGACCTCGACGTCGACCAGGCGTCCTGGGCCATGGACCAGGTGATGTCCGGTCTCACCAGCCCGGTCGTCCTCGCCGGGTTCCTCACCGCGCTGGCGGCGAAGGGCGAGACGGTCGCCGAGCTCACCGGGCTCGCCGACGCGATGCTCGCCCACGCCGTGCCCGTCGACATCTCCCGCGACGCCGTCGACATCGTCGGCACCGGCGGGGACCGGGCACGCACGGTGAACATCTCGACGATGGCCTCGCTCGTCGTCGCCGGCGCAGGCGTGCCGGTGGCCAAGCACGGCAACCGTGCCTCCAGCTCGGCGAGCGGCTCCGCCGACGTCATCGAGGTCCTCGGGGTCCGCCTCGACATGACCGTGCCGCAGGTGGAGGAGGCGTTCCGCGAGGTCGGGATCACCTTCTGCTTCGCCCAGACGTTCCACCCCTCCATGCGTCACGCCGGCGCCGTCCGGCGCGAGCTCGGTGTGGCGACGGCGTTCAACGTCCTCGGGCCGCTGACGAACCCGGCCCGTCCCCGCGCCGCGGCCATCGGGGTCGCCAACCGCCGGATCGCCCCGCTCGTCGCGGGCGTCCTCGCGGGGCGCGGCGTCGACGCGGTCGTCTTCCGCGGGGAGGACGGCCTCGACGAGCTGACGACGACGGCGCCCGCTCGGGTCTGGCACGTGCAGGGCGGGGAGGTCACGGAGCACCTCTTCGACGCCCGCACCGAGCTCGGTCTCGCCCCCGCGACGATCGAGGACCTGCGCGGTGCCGACGCGACCTTCAACGCCGGCGTCGCCCGCGAGATCCTTGCGGGGCGCGGCGGCCCGGTCCGCGACGCGGTGCTCCTCAACGCGGGTGCGGCGCTCGTCGCCCACGCCTCCCTGCCCGGGACCGGGGCCGAGGACGGGATCTTCGTCGAGCGGCTCCGGGCCGGGATGGCTCACGCCGCCCGGGCGGTGGACGACGGCCTCGCGGCCGGTGCCCTCGAGCGCTGGGCCGAGTTCAGCCGCCGCGGCGTGCGCTGA
- a CDS encoding ubiquinol-cytochrome c reductase iron-sulfur subunit has translation MSTVVGHDGAPDHFENPGLPPHHSRMSDRDPRAAKRAERQVVVIFGISILASIAALVGYFTIPVGTTLASIRLSTLVLGVGLGVGMLGIGVAAVHWAKTLMSNVEHVEKRKVIGSDPEIRNTAITDLREGIEDANIARRPLLKGALAGAVALAPLPFLVPLIGNLGGDWNVGSFRHTAWREGRRLATDPDDVPIRAADVTVGSVFQVIPHGLPDEEHYLEEKAKAIVIMTRLDPSELIVQEGREDWQYEGIVAYSKVCTHVGCPVALYEQDTHHLLCPCHQSTFDVADGAKVVFGPANRALPQLPITVDDEGYLVARSDFTEPVGPSYWERLK, from the coding sequence ATGAGCACCGTCGTCGGCCACGACGGCGCCCCCGACCACTTCGAGAACCCCGGGCTCCCGCCGCACCACAGCCGGATGTCCGACCGGGACCCGCGCGCCGCCAAGCGCGCCGAGCGCCAGGTCGTGGTGATCTTCGGGATCTCGATCCTCGCGTCCATCGCCGCCCTCGTCGGCTACTTCACCATCCCGGTCGGCACCACCCTCGCCAGCATCCGGCTGTCCACGCTGGTCCTCGGCGTCGGGCTGGGCGTCGGCATGCTCGGCATCGGCGTGGCCGCCGTCCACTGGGCCAAGACGCTCATGTCGAACGTCGAGCACGTCGAGAAGCGCAAGGTCATCGGCTCCGACCCGGAGATCCGCAACACCGCCATCACCGACCTGCGCGAGGGCATCGAGGACGCCAACATCGCCCGCCGGCCCCTGCTCAAGGGCGCCCTGGCCGGCGCGGTCGCCCTGGCCCCGCTGCCCTTCCTCGTGCCGCTCATCGGCAACCTCGGCGGCGACTGGAACGTCGGCAGCTTCCGGCACACCGCGTGGCGCGAGGGCCGCCGCCTCGCCACGGACCCCGACGACGTCCCCATCCGCGCCGCCGACGTCACCGTCGGCTCGGTCTTCCAGGTGATCCCCCACGGCCTGCCCGACGAGGAGCACTACCTCGAGGAGAAGGCCAAGGCCATCGTCATCATGACGCGGCTCGACCCCTCCGAGCTCATCGTCCAGGAGGGCCGCGAGGACTGGCAGTACGAGGGCATCGTCGCCTACTCCAAGGTGTGCACCCACGTGGGATGCCCCGTCGCGCTCTACGAGCAGGACACCCACCACCTCCTGTGCCCCTGCCACCAGTCGACGTTCGACGTGGCCGACGGCGCAAAGGTGGTCTTCGGACCCGCCAACCGGGCCCTGCCGCAGCTGCCCATCACGGTGGACGACGAGGGCTACCTCGTCGCTCGCAGCGACTTCACCGAGCCCGTGGGCCCGAGCTACTGGGAGCGTCTCAAGTGA